The following coding sequences lie in one Alloacidobacterium dinghuense genomic window:
- a CDS encoding SRPBCC family protein, with amino-acid sequence MSDPLSLQVKRVIKASPADLFEAWTQPALMQKWYAPLPAKVTAATSDLRVGGAYRIDVLTGSDPIHVEGVYKQIIPNQLLSYTWTPCTGGPGYETLVTVEFKPANSGTEVIITHEGFKETETRSRHEYGWNGCLDNLAKITETVTA; translated from the coding sequence ATGAGCGACCCTCTCAGCCTGCAAGTCAAACGCGTCATCAAAGCCTCGCCCGCAGATCTCTTCGAGGCCTGGACCCAGCCCGCGCTCATGCAGAAGTGGTACGCGCCCTTACCCGCGAAAGTAACTGCCGCGACCTCCGACTTGCGAGTCGGCGGAGCCTACCGCATCGATGTCCTGACCGGATCGGACCCGATCCACGTAGAAGGCGTCTACAAACAGATCATCCCCAATCAACTGCTCTCCTACACCTGGACCCCATGCACCGGCGGCCCCGGCTACGAAACCCTCGTCACCGTCGAATTCAAGCCGGCAAATAGCGGCACCGAAGTCATCATCACCCACGAAGGCTTCAAAGAAACCGAAACAAGAAGCAGACATGAATACGGCTGGAACGGCTGCCTCGACAACCTGGCGAAAATCACCGAAACAGTTACGGCGTGA
- a CDS encoding ArsR/SmtB family transcription factor codes for MVNSAAKLDSIFHALSDPTRRSILRAVSTRERTVGEIARPYRVSLAAVSKHLKVLESANLIHREKRGSFQVVRLNAQALKTAEEWLSYYEQFWNRRLDALQTYFEGEKK; via the coding sequence ATGGTTAACTCTGCGGCAAAGCTGGACTCCATCTTCCACGCCCTCTCCGACCCGACGCGCCGCTCCATCCTCCGCGCCGTGTCAACCCGCGAAAGAACCGTGGGAGAAATCGCCAGGCCTTATCGCGTCTCGCTCGCCGCAGTTTCCAAACACCTCAAGGTGCTCGAATCCGCAAACCTCATCCATCGCGAAAAGCGAGGCAGCTTTCAGGTCGTGCGCCTCAACGCCCAGGCCCTCAAGACCGCCGAAGAGTGGCTGTCTTACTACGAACAGTTCTGGAACCGGAGACTCGATGCTCTCCAAACCTACTTTGAAGGAGAAAAGAAATGA